One part of the Oncorhynchus clarkii lewisi isolate Uvic-CL-2024 chromosome 7, UVic_Ocla_1.0, whole genome shotgun sequence genome encodes these proteins:
- the LOC139413329 gene encoding protein FAM72A-like: MSTSNFKNKCVTQVNCIYCESLLCTRGMKAVLLADTEIELFSTDIPPNRTVDFVASCYSTESCRCKLRDIACLKCGNVVGYHVVAPCKPCLLSCNNGHFWMFNSDAVSTLNRLDVTGLNLLLWGDLPELVDSENEESESPSEEECIR; the protein is encoded by the exons ATGTCTACCTCCAACTTCAAAAACAAATGTGTCACTCAAGTGAATTGTATATACTGTGAGAGTCTACTCTGCACAAGAGGAATGAAGGCAGTACTTCTTGCAGACACCGAAATTGAGCTGTTTTCTACGGACATACCTCCCAACAG gaCTGTTGACTTTGTGGCCAGCTGCTACTCTACAGAAAGCTGCAGATGCAAACTGAGAGATATCGCCTGCCTGAAATG tGGTAATGTTGTGGGGTATCACGTGGTCGCTCCCTGTAAGCCCTGCTTGCTGTCCTGTAACAATGGCCATTTCTGGATGTTTAACAGTGATGCTGTGTCCACCCTCAACCGACTGGATGTTACAG GTTTAAACTTGTTGCTGTGGGGAGACCTTCCCGAGCTAGTGGACAGCGAGAACGAGGAATCAGAAAGCCCATCAGAGGAGGAGTGTATCaggtag